The proteins below come from a single Scatophagus argus isolate fScaArg1 chromosome 15, fScaArg1.pri, whole genome shotgun sequence genomic window:
- the LOC124071962 gene encoding cytochrome c oxidase assembly protein COX16 homolog, mitochondrial isoform X2, which translates to MLLIIGGSFGLREFTEIRYDAQKLKRKLHPSLEAQVKIEKQSVILEEEYEKMKELNLDDWKNIRGPRPWEDSRGYQEQQRERQKKTG; encoded by the exons ttgctcATAATTGGAGGTTCCTTTGGCCTGCGAGAGTTTACAGAAATCCGGTACGATGCCCAGAAGCTGAAAAGAAAG CTGCATCCTTCACTCGAGGCCCAAGTGAAGATCGAGAAGCAGTCAGTCATACTAGAGGAGGAGTATGAG AAGATGAAGGAATTGAATTTGGATGACTGGAAGAACATCCGTGGGCCTCGTCCCTGGGAGGACTCCAGGGGCTACCAGGAGCAGCAGCGCGaaaggcagaagaaaacagGCTGA